The Impatiens glandulifera chromosome 8, dImpGla2.1, whole genome shotgun sequence genome includes a window with the following:
- the LOC124913434 gene encoding uncharacterized protein LOC124913434 has translation MAITCLVQEQVDDDNFSTSIRTRNSSSLQSTLASLESLSMPMVHEVVLLADFKCKDCQKRIADIISKTNRFNGKTESMIVSILERKVTLICRYPVIGKVASLPSIFTKCKKSFNKCMKIPSFFCYSSD, from the exons ATGGCCATTACCTGCTTAGTACAAGAACAAGTTGATGATGATAACTTTTCAACATCAATTAGAACAAGGAATTCATCTTCTCTGCAATCTACCCTTGCTTCATTAGAATCACTTAGCATGCCTATG GTTCATGAAGTTGTACTCTTAGCAGATTTCAAATGTAAGGATTGCCAGAAGAGAATTGCTGATATAATATCGAAAACAAACAGATTCAACG GGAAAACAGAGTCCATGATAGTGAGCATTTTGGAGAGAAAGGTGACACTGATTTGTAGATACCCTGTGATTGGAAAAGTAGCATCATTGCCATCAATTTTTACCAAATGTAAGAAGTCTTTCAATAAATGTATGAAGATCCCTAGTTTTTTTTGCTATTCCAGTGATTAA